The proteins below come from a single Papaver somniferum cultivar HN1 chromosome 11, ASM357369v1, whole genome shotgun sequence genomic window:
- the LOC113320606 gene encoding uncharacterized protein LOC113320606, which yields MAVHFILLRVSRSSFAQSAYTSSGFVFSSSTEMGFSSDSFANFFADSIPLNIPEAENEIDGKIHLEPYPLATLPPNPFVTDEEFVKEANLMMTDSVDAMDEEPPAVHDPE from the exons ATGGCAGTTCACTTTATACTTCTTCGGGTTTCGCGTTCTTCTTTTGCTCAGTCAGCTTATACTTCTTCGGGTTTCGTGTTTAGTTCCTCTACTGAAATGGGATTTTCTTCGGATAGTTTTGCAAATTTTTTCGCTGACAGTATTCCTCTAAATATTCCAGAAGCCGAAAATGAGATTGATGGGAAAATTCATCTTGAACCTTACCCTTTGGCAACTCTTCCACCGAATCCTTTTGTTACAGACGAAGAATTTGTAAAAGAAGCAAATCTCATGATGACTGACTCTGTTGATGCTATGGATGAAGAGCCACCTGCAGTTCATGACCCT GAATGA